In the Bdellovibrionales bacterium genome, CCGTAGCCCGAGTGTACCTCGATGCTTCCTACCCGAGGGCAGGGGACAGAAAATTGTCGGGCGTCGATCTGGATTTTTCGCACGCAGCTATTAAATAGCCCGAGGACAACACGGTCAATCCCAACAATGCGCGATTGTGTCAGTCATTGCGGAAAAAGATCTTTTTACTGCGAAAAACGAAGTTGCTCGGCGATATCAGTAGACAACATTTTAATCACATACTAATAGCCAGATAGAATATTTGCTCTCTGCTCCGATCCTGGAATCCGCCGCAGAATTGCGTTTCGGAACGATTCTGTGTGCGAATCAGGACTATTCCTCGACTCGAATTTGCCTCCTTTTGCATCGACAATAAAACAGCAAAAACACAAGGAGGAACCATTATGAAGACAACTCTCTTCAATAAAACAGTAGCCGTTTTGGCTGTAGCAGCTCTCTCTCTGACAGCTTGTAAAACAAGTTCTGATGCTGCTGAATACATTAAACACATTAAGCTTTCGAAAGATGCTCAAACTTTTGAGTACTCCACGACTTTCAGTCAGAACGTGGAAGTAGATATGGAAGCTGAATTCCCCATCGGCAAATACGGCACAGTGGCTTTTTATAAAGACGACGCAGGACTTTTCCACGTTGGTTTGAGAGCAAGTTTCAACCTCTTCGGTGACATCAACTTGACTCCAGTTTCTAAATTGCCAACAGGCATGAGCTTCCCAGCGATCGTATCCGGTTCACTATACCAGTACGTTGTGAAGTCTATTCCCGGTCAATACACTGTGTATGCGTACTTCAGCAACTTGACGGGTTCAGATGCTAAGAAGTTGGCAGGTGTGGCGATTCAGTTCGAAAATATTAAAAACAACTTCCCACAAGTGACGATCACTCAAAGTTTCTTCACAAATGACAATAAGAAGTTCGCTTCTTTCACAGTTTTCGGCCCAGCGACTGTTGATGGCAAGCAAATCCCAGGCGGTATCTTCCTCGTGGGTGACATCAATCAGGCGATCGATTCCGGCAACTTCAACACCAATTCTACAACGATCGGTGGTAAAGATGCTGCGAACTACAAGACTGAAAAGCAAAAGCAACAGCTTATGCGTAAAGTTCAAAAAGCTTTCGAAGCTAACGGCGTAAAATTGCACTAGTCTGGGCAATTTTGTTAAAAGTCTATAACCGGGCTCATTGAGGTCCGGTTTTTTTATGTCTAATTTCATCAAGTGACGAATTTGTCGGCTCTTTGTGGGGGGCCTGGTCAAAGCACCTCCATAAACTTTCACGATGGAGTGGAATCGTGAAGAACTATGATGCCGTTGTCGTGGGTTCGGGGCCAAATGGCCTTGCAGCAGCGATTACTTTAGCTCGCGCCGGCCTTGCCGTGAAAGTCTTTGAGAAGTCAGACTTCGCGGGGGGAGGACTGCACACTGCTGAACTGACACTTCCCGGTTTCTTGCACGATGTTTGTTCGGCGGTTCATCCGTTAGCTGTGGTTTCGCCTTTTTTCAAGTCATTGCCACTTGCCAAGTATGGTCTTCGCTGGGTGCATTCTCCTTTAGTTCTAGCGCATCCGCTTTTGGATGATGAGGCTATTCAAGTGGAAGTCTCTCCGGAAGATACAGCTCAGAATCTCGGAGACGATGCAGGAACATATCTTCGCTTTATTGAATCGATGACTAAGTATAGTGATGAGATTTTTGCCGACATCTTTCGGCCGGCATTGCATTGGCCCCGATTTCCCGCGGTGTGGGCCCGTTTTGGGATGAGTGCACTGATGCCGGCAAAAACCTTCTCGCGACTGCGCTTTCGTGGGTCTCGAGCGCGGGCTTTGTTTGCAGGGATTGCGGCCCATTCGAATATTCCACTGGATCGCTACGGCACGACGGCGGTGGGGCTGATGTTAAATATGTCGGCGCATATGCAAGGCTGGCCTATTCCAGCCGGCGGTGCGCGCGAGATTGCTAGAGCAATGGTTGCATACTTTCAAGCACTCGGTGGAGAGGTGGAACTCGGGTATCATGTCTCGGGACCGGCTTCGTTGCCGGCGAGCCGCTATGTGTTTTTGGATTTAACACCGAGACAGATTCTACACTTCTTCGGTCAAGAGCTCCATCCAAGAGAGCGGAGAAATTTCTCTCATTTTCGTTATGGACCTGGAGTTTTTAAAGTGGACTGGGCTCTTTCACAGCCGATTCCCTGGAAGGACCTTGCTTGTTTTGATGCAGCAACGGTGCATCTAGGAAATCACGCAAAAGATATATTTCACTCTGAAGAAGGGCCTGCACGCGGTGAAATTAAGCCGCAACCATTTGTTTTGCTGAGCCAGCCAAGCTTGTTTGATAAATCACGCGCGCCAGAGGACAAACACGTCGCCTGGGCTTACTGCCATGTTCCGCAGGGCTCGCAGATCGACGCCACCGCGATCATTGAGAATCAAATCGAAAGATTTGCGCCGGGATTTAAGAAGGCGATTCTTGCGAGAAGCGTTTTGAATGCGTCAGCTCTTGAGAAGATGAATCCGAATCTTATCGGTGGAGATATTTCGGGCGGGGACATGAGTCTGAAGCAGCTGTTGTTCCGACCGGGATTTAAACTCAATCCTTATCGTCTGGATGTTGAAAAATATTATATTTGTTCGTCATCAACTCCGCCGGGACCGGGAGTCCATGGCATGTGTGGATTCAATGCGGCTCAAGGCGCGCTCGGTGGCCGGAGTCTGCAGTCTTACTGAAATCTGATTCGTTTATTTGTTTGGACTGCGGATGTCACGATACATTCCTTGCTCTAAGTCTAGCCGATGTATAATATAGATGGGTTGCTCACTGATTCTTTTTTGTGAGTAGTAATGGTCAAGTCTGACAAGCCTCTTAGATCCTCAGCCTGTAAAAATCGGATTTGGTGTTTATAAACTTCGCACGACGTGTTTATGGACGAGCCGAGCGTGCCTTTTTTCAAAGGAAGAAAAATGACCATGCGTAGTTACAAAACAACCAAAGGAACCGAACTGCCTCTATTGAACCTTCGTGGGAAGGAATATTTGGAGGTGAAATATCGTCTCGTGTGGTTCCGCGAAGATCATCCGGATTGGTCGATCGAGACGGAGCTTGTATCTGTCACTGATGTTTCAGCTTACGCGAAAGCAACAGTGCGTGATGATAAAGGAAGAATTATTGCCACTTCCCACAAGTACGAGAGTATTCAGGGATTTCCCGACTTCATCGAGAAAGCGGAGACCGGCGCCATTGGCCGTGCTTTGGCGTTAATTGGTTACGGAACACAGTTCTGTGCCGATGAACTAGATGAAGGCAAGCGCATCGTAGATTCGCCGGCGACTCCGGCTCGTGTTCAGCGTGCGAATAACTTTCCGAATGACAGGATTGCAAGAGCTCCGAAGCTTGAAGCAGGTCCTGACGGCGAAGCAGAATCTGCACCTGAAACAGAAGAGCAGAGCGCCAGCACAGGCTCCACAGAGCCCGGTGATTACATGATCGCTTTTGGTAGGAAGTATAAAGGCAAAAAGCTGAAAGAAATTCCTAAAGGGGAGCTTGAAAGCTACATTCAATGGCTTGAGTCGAGTGCCGACAAGCAAGGTGCTCCGGTTTCACGCCAAGTGCAGTTTTTGAAACAAGCCTATAACCGGTTCTACAATGCGGAAGGTGCTTCACAGCACTAATAAGGCACAAAGATGAGCCAGCTATCCTTTGAAGCGCCCGATACTCAGAATCCGGCCGGTTCCCCTCTTGCGGGGGAGCGGCCTTCTTTTGTCACGAATCTACAGCAAGGTTTGATTTGTGGTCACATCGAGAAAATAGTTTTTCAAAATCCCGTGACCGGGCAGTGTTTGTTAGATGTTAAACCCGAGGGGCCGGTGAAAGGTCACTTCATGGTGGCGGGATATGCGGCCTCGGCTTTTCCAGGTCAAAGTGTCATTGTGAAAATCGCGCGCGAAGTTCAAGAGGGCGAGGTGAAAACTCTCCCGGCTGTTTCGCTGGAGATCGGGCCGCCGCTTATCGAGCGAACGATGCGGAAATTTCTGAAATCTCCGGCGATGGGGGAACTCAGCAAGAGTATCGCAAAGGCTCTTGTCGATAAGTTTCCACAGAATTTATTTGCCATTATGGATCTAGATCCAAAACGCCTCGGTGAGGCCGAGGGTGTCGGCGGAAAACGCCGTCAGCAAATAATTGAAGCTTGGGAAAAATTTAAATCTTTGGACAAGTTTAAAAAGTTTCTTTTTGCAGAGCACTTGCCGCTGGAATGGGCCGAGCTGCTATGGCCTCTCTTTGGGGCTGAGGCGCAGGAAAATTTTGTTAGAAACCCTTATGCTTTGGCTCGCGAACGAGGACTCAGTTTTGATCTCGTAGATGCCTATGCTCTTCGCCGCGGATTTTCGATTGAATCCGAAGAACGTCTGCGCTGCGCCTTAGGGGATATGTTACAAGAATATTACAAGCATGGCCACTGCGCCTATCCTGAAACGAAACTTTTAGAGGAAGCTGTTTTAAAATTGAATTGTCCTCGTGAAGCTTTAGAGAGTGCTCTTGAGATAGAGCTCATCGAAAAGA is a window encoding:
- a CDS encoding NAD(P)/FAD-dependent oxidoreductase, which produces MKNYDAVVVGSGPNGLAAAITLARAGLAVKVFEKSDFAGGGLHTAELTLPGFLHDVCSAVHPLAVVSPFFKSLPLAKYGLRWVHSPLVLAHPLLDDEAIQVEVSPEDTAQNLGDDAGTYLRFIESMTKYSDEIFADIFRPALHWPRFPAVWARFGMSALMPAKTFSRLRFRGSRARALFAGIAAHSNIPLDRYGTTAVGLMLNMSAHMQGWPIPAGGAREIARAMVAYFQALGGEVELGYHVSGPASLPASRYVFLDLTPRQILHFFGQELHPRERRNFSHFRYGPGVFKVDWALSQPIPWKDLACFDAATVHLGNHAKDIFHSEEGPARGEIKPQPFVLLSQPSLFDKSRAPEDKHVAWAYCHVPQGSQIDATAIIENQIERFAPGFKKAILARSVLNASALEKMNPNLIGGDISGGDMSLKQLLFRPGFKLNPYRLDVEKYYICSSSTPPGPGVHGMCGFNAAQGALGGRSLQSY